The DNA window AGGTTGTTGTGCTTCGTCTACCTTCGGGTAGAGAAATTGACCACCTGCGATGCTAGTGTATTGGTAGTTTTCTAGTACAAATAGGTCTTCGacattcttcaaaaaaaaaaaaggagtcatCATGATAATGAAAGTACTACCACCTCATTCTCaaaatattgttttaagaaaacgagaaaaaaaagaacatttttttgaaaaactcGAGAAAAAAATGACAGATTGCCTTGGAATTTGACCAAGGATGTGTCTAGGCAAGGATTTTGCACATCTACAAATGAAGATGACATTGGCGATTGTATAGGGCAAAAATCATCCACATCAAAATCTACATTATAAGTAAGGTCCATTGAAGCCTCAATCGACAATACTAGACCCATGAGAGGCTTAGTTGACTAGCCCCATGGCCCAAGATTCGGTTGACAAATGCTAGACCCACAAGAGTCTTAGTCGAGCCTAACATTCCCAAAGCCCAACTACCTTGACAACTAAACTCACAAGAGTCTTAGCCAAACTCAACAAAGACCCATGAGAGTCTTGAGTCCAACCCAAAATGCCCATGAGAACCTGGGCAGCCTACTAATGAAGCCCACGAGAGCTTCGGTCTACAAGAGGGCTCACATAAGAGTCAATGTCAGCAGGCCCATAGGGGCCCATCTATTCTATGAAGACTCAAAGCCATGTTGCCAAGGAAGCTCTTGCTTAAGTCCTTGGGCTCAATCAAAACCCAAGACCTATCCGTACGGTCGACAAGTGCATGTAATGTAGGGCACTATAAATACAGGAGGACCCCTCCTCGTTAATTCTCTAAACTACTTGGTATCTCTCTCTAAAAGTCATTCACTTCTCTTactaaatagtaaatattaCCTTTATCGTCAACTGACTTGACCGTCAAAACTTCTCCAGCCGACACCACACCACACCGGTGTCCAAGTTTCATAGTCACTTATAGTGTGATTTTGTAGGTTGTCGAATGCCTCGATCGACttacaaattgattgtagattttcgAGTATACAGCCATTTTGTAGATTTTGTGTTCACTTTGGTGCCAAACAATCCAGTGCAGTACATGATAATTACAATCCCATCAAGGGCTCATGCCTTGAAGAATAAAATAGCCAGACGTTCTAATTAAGAAACTTTTGCATGCCAGGAAATTATATAAACATTGTAAATTGTTGATCCCAACCAAAGCGATGGTACACAGTTTCATCAATCTATTTTGAGAATGATTGTGAGAGATTATTTCATTGGATTAATAAAAGGTTGGCATTATAAGTTGTAATAGTAATTTTTAAAACGAGACAAGAAGCTCCATCCTTTGTCAATAAGTAATTAACTTTCTGTACGACTTGCATGTGTTAAGCATGCCGTCAGCGTTCATCCAGAGTCAGGATCAAACTCTCCATGAAATTCATAGTTGCCTTTGGGGGAGACATTCATTCCTAAGAGACGGTTTCTTGAACCTGGATTGTTGCCCGAAGATGCGTCGGAAAGAGTTAGAATTTGCAAGGAAATTGTGTGTTCTATCTGTTCATGATGAGTTTTATTAAATTCCATGTAATTGTGTCTCCATCCTCTGTTGATAAGTAACTAACTTTCTTTTGTCCCAAATTTTTTGCCTAATCATTTATTTGTCGATAAATACACAAGAACAACATAAGGACTTGGTCAGTTCAGTATTTCAAAGTTACATGTACTAATTAGAGTAAAGAAATGGCAACAGCTGAGGTACTGATAATCAGTATAAGCATGATCGCTGAGCCAAAAGAGCCGATCAAGGAACCCGAAGTTCGCTCACAAAACAAGTCGAATTGTTGGCAAACTGCAGGCCAATTAGCATTAACATTCCCCTTATGAGCCAAGTATACAGTAGCTGCTGCTGCAGAGGCCCCTGCTGTGACTAGAGCCAGCATTgccttcataaaaaaaaaacaagaatcatCAGTAATTGCTTGATGAATAAGTTAGTGAAATTCTGCTATTTATAAGATCCATACCGCGTCGAAGGTTAACAAGACAATCCTACTTTTCTTTGCAGCActcttgatgatgtgaaagataGATAATGGGAGAGAGAACACAAGATATCCACATACGATAGAATTCGTGATCACGAAGAACCTATTTTCAGTGCAAACATATTTAGTATTCACTACTCTTAAAGCTTCAGATTATTGAAAATTTGCCTAATGACGACCTGCTGCTTATAACTTGCACGAATTtatcagaaaaaagaaaaaatggataaGCAAACCATGGGGATTGAATACTTAACGTGAACGCGGGGAGGTCATTATACTCCGCCCTGAATTGGAAATTCTGAGTGATAAAGGGAAGCGTTTGATTCGTCGTAGCCATGGCTATGGAACTTGCTAATGTTCCCGCAACAGCAACAATTCTCAGGACCAAGTCTAGTACTGAGATTCCTCTGTGAAGGCGCAGCGGTGGTGGACGTGCAACTTCCCCTGCCTGGACTGGCTCTGTCTTCGTTTGTTCTGCTGGTGTTTCTGACATTTTTGATGCTCTTGAGTTGTGTGAGTTTTGTTGATGGAAAATTACCCCAAATGAGCCAATTTTATACTAACAAGTATGGGTAAGCAATCTTGGATTCTATTAAAGAATCCAACAGGAAATGCACAGTTAGAGTAGGTATTTGGTTTGCCAAGCTTTGTCAGTTAATTGGCTTTTGACTACTAAAATATGATCTTGATATATGTCTCTCTTTTCCCAAAAGCAcctcaaaacaaaagaaactacAAGTAACCATAACTCTaaaaaacagggaaaaaaataaattgggaATGCTCCTGTCCCGAAGACTAGAACTCGAAAATTAATCGAAACGACAGAACATGAAATAATTTTCCAACCATAACTTGCTTCACAAGCATTATGTGTGACTGATAAAACCAAAACTTACTTCATTCACATCAaatgttcttcatcatcttcaattgCTTGCTGGTCTTGTGCAACAAttgtaatcatcatcatcaaagatcTAGCATTTGAGCATGAAATAGAAGTGTAGCCAAAGACAACTTGCCGATCGATCATCCCGAGTCATCCATCCCAAGAAAGCGAGCTTACCGGCAAGTCATCCTTGGCTGCACTACATTACTTCAAGCCCCACATGATAGACCTTGAATGATACTTAAATCATACTTACACACACCCTCTTCTCTTCCATCATTTTGAAAGTAATATATGGAGTGACTGATCAGTTTTTGGGTAAGGCACTCAGAAGTAGTTTCACACAATTCGAGAAAATCTGACATTCAGAATTCTTTTTTGGGCTATATCCCAGTTTTCTTGCAGGGTATATCTATAAATAAAAGGACACTACGATGCAAAAAAGGGATGGGCAGTGCTTTTGAAAATGATGAATGGTGATATGGGTTGTGATGCATCCATGTGTGCTTACATGATTTTTTCCCCTGATGTCAAGCACTCTCATTTTGAGGTACAAAAGTTATAAGTCGGTTGCAGCTTTCACTTCATTTTTTCTGTTACATGATTACCTCACCCACCTAACCAATGCTATCATACTATcaataattttgtttgttttaaaaaaCTCATATTTACCAATGAGAGGtgattcggttgacaatcgattgggttagacatatgtgtgtccaatgttcgattctaaCCGCAAACTTAATTCTATAcagtttttttggttttttttttaaaaaaaaaactcatatttGATTTTGTACAAGGCCCAAAAACAAAACACCAAAATCTCAAAAAATGATGAGACGTAATCAACTACTGTAAAAAGCATCAACCAATTACCAGCGCTTTAGCTCAGAACAAAGAAGCAAAGAGAGATGATAACATGGCTGCCAGCCTGCCACCAAAGGTAAGTTTgcagtgcatatatatatatatatatattgttttaaacagAAATTTATGATTAGAAATTAGAGcttcttttcaaaaatttctttcgaagccattgaaaaaaaaaaacaaaacatagaaGATAAATTGATTTGACCTCAATCCTCTAGTGCAAGCAGGCCACTGATCATATCTATCAACTTCATGGGGACGAACTAAGTGGTTGCTATGTGCTAACTAGGTGAGAGAAGAACATGAAACACGAAGATATAACGTGAAAGCAAAAGGAGGCACAAGACTCATTGGTTCTGCTTTTATGgtttttcaatgaaatcaatCTTTCTTTGCAAAGTTTTTTGGCATGTAAACTCTATTTTTTCCCTATAGAGAATTGTTGTGTATATTTAGTATTTTCTAATTCAATatgtgtaaatatatattattttttatttttaataaagggtttatatgtcattctaaacagcgatatatatgtaaaagaaattttttttaaaatggtgtaaacttaatagTTTGATggtatgtaaataaaatttctcctaACTataatgctatatatatatattatcaatatTTTGAAAACCAAACCAACTGATTCAATCGATGACCGATGCTTAATCTGGTCCGATCAATGTCATAAAAGTCAAATATCTAAATAATTGTTGAATTTAGAGAGAACCAACCGCCAATCGGATCAGTTGAACCCGTCAATTCTCTCATGGAATGAAGCGATGTttcattttacaaaaaaaattgtgcaaaaTTGAAATGATGTCGTTTTAGAGGCACGTACCAACAAACCCCAAATGAAACCTGGCTCCCTCTCATCTCCAATTCTCCCCTAGTCCCCCTTCATCATCATCTCCCATAGCATCTCTGCCTCTCTTCCTTGGTTCCACCAGAGCACCACCATCAACAACACACCCTAGTCTCCGCGAAGCCCCCCACCAATAGCGCAATCGCACATCAGAGTGTATCACCTCTGtaatgatgaacattatttgcaccccattttttactatGTACACCacactctagtgtgtttttaaaatgttaatggggtgtacttagtaaaaaacgggattcaaataatgttcatcctcTCTAATTGtctaggttttttatttttctggacGGGAGCCAAATACTTGATCCTAATTTATATGCTTTacctaatttttaaaataaaaacaaaaaataatcacaAGTAGCCACTGCCAGCAATTAAAGTTAATCCACATCAGCATCCATGATTTCGGTGATAATTAAAAATGAAACATGAATACATGCCAGATTAGGCTCTTTAAAGCATGAAATCTCACCAAAGTGGTGATTATATTGGTCGAT is part of the Tripterygium wilfordii isolate XIE 37 chromosome 7, ASM1340144v1, whole genome shotgun sequence genome and encodes:
- the LOC120002110 gene encoding casparian strip membrane protein 1-like; translated protein: MSETPAEQTKTEPVQAGEVARPPPLRLHRGISVLDLVLRIVAVAGTLASSIAMATTNQTLPFITQNFQFRAEYNDLPAFTFFVITNSIVCGYLVFSLPLSIFHIIKSAAKKSRIVLLTFDAAMLALVTAGASAAAATVYLAHKGNVNANWPAVCQQFDLFCERTSGSLIGSFGSAIMLILIISTSAVAISLL